In Littorina saxatilis isolate snail1 linkage group LG8, US_GU_Lsax_2.0, whole genome shotgun sequence, a single genomic region encodes these proteins:
- the LOC138972616 gene encoding uncharacterized protein gives MALDPGYFAHFSRGQFMLQLSLSNLKKHGSLTTSTSSDKSSISRILTTPQTLENENYCPENETGASSISVDYPLLQPSNQKTLYDQETYRPVLNPAAESRSEVSSTAIADRSSATSAESRSNVDSLPLDEDYCPDTESETGASSISGLSSP, from the exons ATGGCGTTGGATCCTGGATACTTTGCTCACTTTTCCAGAGGGCAGTTCATGTTGCAGCTCTCTTTGTCAAACTTAAAGAAACATGGAAGCCTGACAACAAGCACAAGTTCTG ATAAGTCCAGTATCTCCAGAATACTCACCACTCCTCAGACATTAGAG aatgaAAACTACTGCCCGGAGAATGAGACAGGAGCTTCTTCAATCTCAGTGGACTACCCTCTCCTTCAACCAAGCAACCAGAAGACTTTATATGATCAAG AGACCTACAGACCAGTCTTGAACCCAGCAGCAGAAAGCAGGTCAGAGGTATCATCGACTGCGATAGCAGACAGGTCCTCAGCAACATCAGCAGAAAGCAGATCAAATGTTGACAGCCTGCCCTTA GACGAAGACTACTGTCCTGACACTGAGAGTGAGACGGGAGCTTCTTCAATCTCTGGATTATCCTCTCCTTAA